CTTGTGGCACTTCTTTAAAAGCCTAACAAATATACCAGTCCAAATGTACAGGTGCACAGCCCTTATTTGCTAACTTGGAATTTTGAAGTCAGAACTGGCATGCATTCCTTGGAAATGGCTGGAAAACAGCTGAAGTGCCATTTTGAATAGTTGGATACAAATCTGAGCCGCACATCTGGCAGGCCATTTTCAAGATTCTTCCAATATTCCATTTAAGTTTCATGATTGAAAACGCATACACTGACCATATTATGTGTAGGTGAATCCCTGTTTCTCCATGCTCAGCAGGATATGCCATTATCCTCCCTCCTCTCCATCAGCCATCACCTTCCTCAAACTCTAGTAAGTCTCCCattgcttttaaagcacattcctccaAGGCCACCAGCAGTTATATGGCACATCCCAAGTTGCCTGTGCGCAATATAAAGAGCAATTTACTTCTTAATTCTTTCCTTTCCAAATCTCTCTTTATGAGAAGCTGCAGCCAGTGTATGCCGCATTACCTTTGACGTTTCAGGAGTCGCTGAAGCTCTGGGGCTCTGGGCTTGAGTGCCAACCCAGAGAAATGAGAGCCCCACTGAGATAGTAATTGGGGAGCAGAGACAGGTGATAATGAACACGCCACATGCTAAGGCCAGAAAGAGCTCCAGTATATTCATGTGCATAAAAAACAGGTTTCTTGATCACATGGTGAGCACTCCTCTAAAAATGGATGGATTACTACCCAGTGTCAATTTTGCATGAGTTCATTCGAAAGCCTGAtctgtttccacattaatctaTTATTATGGCCAGTCAAGCAGTAATAAATCAAACGGCGGTGTTGTTGCAAACTATCCTTAGTTTTTGCAGTTTGACTTTTGGTTCACCACTTGCTAGATGCAACTATGGAATGCAATGGTCCAATGgaacaacctttgccaacctggtgtccttgaaatgtttgaactacaactcccatcagccccaacacagctgtgctggctggggctgatgggagttgaagtctgaaacatctggagagcacatcTAGCTTGGCTAAAGCTTGAAGTAACTTCACTGCAATGCTCAATGGAAATTAGATTTCATCAGATCAAACTGTTTATACCTGTAGTGTTATTCTGCGGTTGCAATTACTACTTCTTTAATGCTCATAAAAGGAAAGTCAATAATATGCACGGCATTGTACAATAAGTGTATAAACTGTGGAATGATCTGATGGTCAGGATTAAAACTTTCTGCatggaaaaataaaatgtatcCCCTTGCTATTAGTCACAGAAGATAGAAACTGCTCTGATCCTGGTGCTCCACTCAATGGGTACAAGAAAATGATGGACGGTACTGCATTGATGAACGGCCGGTATGCAAAAATTGGGGCAGTCATTACATTCTTTTGCAATAACTCCTATATTCTCAGTGGCAATGAGCAAAGGACCTGCCAAGACAATGGAGAATGGTCAGGAAAACAGCCAATTTGCATTAAAGGTAATTTACAATCCCTTTTATGACAACTAAcaatttgttgttttttacattggCTTAGTTTTATAGCTGAGACATAATGAGATACAAGCTGCTTCATGGCAAATATCAATACAAGGATGGATTGGCGCCCATTGCAGAGGCAGACAGTTTTTGTCAATCATCCTCCATTGCTCTCAATGAAGTTAGAATCTACTCCAGCAGATGTGTATTTCTAGGTTTTTAAAGTGCACATATGCACAAGAAATgacaaaaactgattttctgcaaAATGTTTGCACCAGAAGCTAAAGAAAGGGCACTTTTGGTTTGTACTTGATGGCTTTCAGTGGTCAGCCATGGGGGCCTGCAAGTAAGGAGGTTCCATGGCTCAATTATTTTCTCATTCTCCGGTGACCCCCCCAATATTTGTTTCCACTGACTGGTAGGATTGTAGTGTCTTCCAGATCAACCTTGACCATTGTCTAGGCAACTGTTGGCATTTACTGTATTTGTCTGCCTTCTGGCATTGACTCTTGTGCTGAAGTTTCACTTGCCTGCCAGACTTCCCTCCAGGctcatgcctcttgctttccaCCCTGCCATCAGTGTGATCTTCAATATACATGCTTGGAAGGAAGTCAtatttaaatcccatttattcCAATAGGAACTGAATGTaacgaggctgcaatcctgtacgcaCTTACCAGGGGTAAGGTCCATagagctcagtgggatttacttctcagTAAGCATTCAGTGGATTTCACAATTAGACTGGATCCAAATGTGTCATTTGGAATGCTACtcgccccaaagtggaaagaagcaaaggaaaaatggatacaaaaacttctggaatatgcagaaatggcaaaacttaccagaagaataagaaatcaagataacaaactttttataaaagaatggaaatggttgattgaatatttacagataagaaCACTGCTaggattattgcaataacctgcagtttcataagagtatatatttaaagtagataattaaatgaatttggatatgcagaagataataaaaaaataaatttaaagaaccgcagaaagagggggaaggaagtcagactttgaaatgttaaattgattgtgaaactaatgaaatgtataaacttgaaaagtataaataaaaaccaaatgTGTCATTTCTAACATATAGTTATCCAAATAAAGGTAGGTACCTCTGCCCGCCAAATtgctattggactacagctcccatcatccttgacaatttgccatgctgactgtggctgatggaagttgtagtcggataacatctggaaggccaccagttctccatccctgatctagaaCTCAAGCTAGTTTACAGTATTTTAACATGTACATACATTTAACATGCACGACTAAACTTCTCtctgaaaataccgtatttttccatgtataagactatgcttttccccattttttttaagtttgaaattgggggtcgtcttatgcaCGGAatgtttgaaatatttatttcttaattttgggctcaaaaaatagagctcgtcttatacatgggggtgtcttatagatggaaaaatacggtagctgcttGAAAAGAAAATTCAGGTGCCGCTATTTTGTATACTGATTGCCTCTCATCTTGAGACATTGCTATTAGGAAAAGGAAAGGATGGACAGGTATATGAAACATAACTTTCGAGTATGGAAAAGAATTGTTGAAcattgtatttccccccccccctagcttGCAGAGAGCCAAAGATCTCTGACCTGGTGAGACAGAAAGTACTCCCTATGCAGGTTCAATCAAGGTGAGATCGCAGTGTCTTAACTACAGTGTTAAAAAGCAATGTTGATATTTTTTTCCTATGTGCCCTAGCTTGTTTCGGCATCCTACCAAATGCTTTGCATGAACAACACTGATGTTCCAGAAATAATGGTTGCTAGTTGGATGGGGGTACACTGGGTATAGACATCCAAGCTGATGAAGTTACCCACAAGACAACACATAGGTAGAGCTGGTCACAGATGttgtatcattatcattattagcaCTGTAACTAATAATGCCACAGGTGAGACATCCTAGGACTTTCCTATGGATTGCTGCTAGATCTGTTGCAGCTTTCATAGTGAAACCTAAGAGATGAAATGGTGGGGAGGAAGGATCTTCCGAGATCCTACTTTTAATGATAAATTGActgatttattttaaaggtaagctctggaccaggcttcctcaaccttggccctccagttgttttgggactacaactcccatgatccctagctagcaggaccagtgttcagggatgctgggaattgtagtctcaaaacatctggagggccgaggttgaggaagcctgctcaggACCATCTCACAGCTGTAAGCTTATAAAGGATCCTCACACACAACTCCCAGCACTTGAatgtctgtcccccccccaccccgccagtGGGGGCATGGCCATACATTTTGTggtcctgtctctttttctgcacTTTTAGATTGAGCAGCCATTTTGAAGTCcatggcactttctcaaaattccaaatgtgcccactcaCCCAAAAAAGTTGGTGATCCCTTCTGGACACATTCCAAGGAATTTTAGATCCATTTGCCACAATCTAGCCCAGTTAGGCATGATTAAACCCACTGCACATCCAGCTCTGAGCTGGATTCTGAGCAATGAAATCTATTGGCTACAAGGACGCAATTAAATCACTTCGGTAGGGTTTGAGCACATGCACAGTTTATCTGAATTGTACCCATTAAACCAGGCacggccagacttggccctccagctgctttgggactacaactcccatcatccctagctaacaggaccagtggtcagggatgatggggattgtagtcccaaaacagctggagggccacgtttggctaTGCCTGCATTAAACATTTGCTTATATGTGCCATAAAACACTGTGATGACAGGTTTTGGGTGATATTCCTATGTTCTTTATGCATCGAAACAGAGAAACCCCTTTGCATCGGCTCTATTCATCGACGTTTAACAAGCAGAAGCTGGATGCATACCCAACCAAAAAACCATTACTACCATTTGGAGAACTACCTCCAGGGTTCCAGCATCTTCACACACAGCTTCAGTATGATTGCATTTCTCCTTTCTATCGCCGTTTGGGAAGCAGCCGGAGAACCTGTCTGAAAACAGGGAAGTGGAGCGGGAGAGCTCCTTCATGCATCCCAAGTAAGAAGCCTCTGAAACATATAATACCTTCGAGAAAAACcaagacaacagcagcagcaataataattttatctcTCTTTTATGACAGTCTGTGGAAAGGCAGAAAACACCACTGTTCCAAAAACATCCTCAACCAGATGGCCGTGGCAAGCAGCCATCTATAGGAGGCCCAATGGGGTGAAGGTTCCCAGTCACAGAAAAGGGGCCTGGATATTGATTTGCAGCGGGGCCCTTCTAAACGAGCGCACAGTCGTGGTGGCAGCCCACTGCGTCACCAATCTGGGGAAGGTCACGGTTCTCAAAGCAGCAGACATTAAAGTCGTTCTCGGCAAGTTCTACAGAGATGATGATAGAGACGAAAAGACCATACAGAACTTGCGGGTGAGTAAGGCTTTGAGGCTCCATGACACTGTGCATGTGCAAACAGGTGCAAAGGCCTACAGAAAGGGACCACTGCACATTCAGGACTCTGTGTTGAAACAGAGAGACTATTTGGGGACTGCAAAtgtaagtacagtcgtaccttggttctcaaacgccttggtgttttggctcccgaatgctcaaaacccagaagtgttctggtttctgaatgttttttggaagccaaatgtccagcatggcttccacttgtgtgcaggaagctcttgcagccaatgggaagctgtgccttggtttttgaacagttttgggagttgagcggacttccggaatggattacatttgagaaccaaggtacgactgtacttacaTGGTGGTAGATCCCACTAAAATcgcaaagaaataaaataaaaaatgttttaagtacaTGATTATGATTAGCACAtcacttgtatttttaaaataataatgtctAAATCAAATTTACCAACAAAAGCTGTATGATTGTGttccattgtgtgtgtttgtaatataatataaaatacaatataatataatataaatataatataatataatataaatataatataatataatataatataatataatataataatatacagtACAATACAATATAATGAGATATATTTCTATTCTACTCTATAATCTCTCACAATGTGATTATATTTCAGTTTCCTCATTAAATGTTTGCCATCTTAGATGagattgcttttttttaaaaagtgccagcTAATACCAGTGCTAATTAGAAAATATATTTAGTAAGGCAGGCATCCAGTATACCCTTGGCTGTGTGCATCATTTCATTTGCTGACTgcattttggaggaaaaaaacagtgaaaatctgaaaGCTTAAAGCTGAACTTGTAAATTTGTTGTCCCTAGTCAGCTCTGCTGGAAGGTTTATTCAGCTGTCATTTGGATCAAGTAGGTTTACCAACTTGAAGTATTATAAAATAACATCTCAGGCAATTTCCTAGCCAGCTATTTGTTACCATGAAACCCATTTGTAGGCAGAGGGCCTATACATTGCTATGATCACTCTACTTATTAGGATTGCCTGGTATTGCAAAATCTTCACCTTCATTTGCCAACGTTTTAAAGACATTTTCTAGTTGGCAtcaagaactttttttttaagtctgaAGGCTCTACACATTCTCTTCTAGTTACCCAGACCAGACACTTGGGAGTTCTGCACTACAGAGTATTCCctctcccagtggcgtagcgtggggggtgcaggggggggccggccgcaccggccgcaacatctggggttagggcaaatccacgggttagggaccgcaaatccacgggttagggggtgcaaattacttgccttgccccgggtgctgacaacccacgctacgccactgccctctccttcccctctcctggCCCTGGTCATTGCAGATGCAGAATTTTTGCACTTCCAATACTATGATACCTCCATCCCCTGCCAATCTCTGAGAAGCACCCCACAGTATGTTTGCAAAGGATTCTGCCATTCAGCTGTGAAATGTATGCAGATCTGTCCAGTGTAAATGACCTTGCTACAAAATACTGCCACAAAATACTTGCTACAGAAATTACAGTTTAAATGAAAACATGTGGACCTGCCCCAAATTAATTTCCTTTGGTGAATGAAGTATTGTTAGAACAATAGCCATTTGATTTCCTATTCAATAGTGTAATCTTCCAAAAGATCTTTCTAAATAATGACAATGAGTCACCAGGAGAAATGGGACCACCTTACAATGACTAGAGACACCTCAGAATTTCCCAGTTGTATATATTATGTTCCAACAcatttttgggaactgactgttttaACTGGCTTGGTGCTGCAATGTTTTTATCGTATGTTTTAACGTATCGCACACAGTATTctattaatatttatattttttaatgattgctttccccctggtttgtttttttagctcTTTCTATTTTAGCCTCCTTGAGTCCCTTTCAGGGggaaagtataataataataataataataataataataataataataataataaatttcaagTAAATTGTGAACTGAAAGTGAAGCTGTTATAATTTGTTGACTATTTCTGGGCTCTTTCCTAGATTTCAGCCATCATAGTTCACCCTAACTATGACCCTATCTTGCTCGACTCCGACATTGCTCTCATTAAACTCCTGGACAAAGGGAAAATCAGCAGCCGTGTCCAACCCATATGCCTGGCATCCATACGCGATATCGATCCACCCGCGGATGACTTGCAGATAATGATCACTGGCTGGAAGATCCTGACAGATGTTGCTGATCCGAGCTACAAGAATGACACCCTCCGCATGGGGACTGTTCAGATGGTAGACTCCCTGTTGTGTGAGCAGCAGTATGAGGAAAACGGCATCCAGGTCAGCGTCACCGAGAGCATGTTTTGTGCCAAGCAGCACCCCACCGCCTTTTCCAACATCTGCCCTGCTGAGACTGGAGGCATTGCGGCTATAGCTTTGCCAGGGAAATCATCTCTGGAGTTAACTTGGCATCTCATGGGGTTAGTGAGCTGGGGCTACGATAAAACATGCAGCCTAGAACTCTATGCCGGCTACACCCGAGCCATCCCTTTCAAAGACTGGATTGAGAAAAACATGAAATGAAACACTCCCCCTACCCTcccctccaatttttttttttttaatgttaaatatATTCATTTCTCTCACAGTCTCTGATACTTTAGAATTGTCACCCCATTGATGGAGCACCTGGTGAAGCAGGGGTCTCAGCAATTTGATACAGTTTAGCTAtcaagagggatgcgggtggcgctgtgggttaaaccacagagcctaggacttgccgatcagaaggtcggcggttcgaatccccatgacggggtgagctcccattgctcggtccctgctcctgccaacctagcagttcgaaatcacgtcaaagtgcgagtagataaataggtaccgctctggcgggaaggtaaacggcgtttctgtgcgctgctctggttcgccagaagcggtttagtcatgctggccacatgacccggaagctgtacgccagctccctcggccaataaagtgagatgagcgccacaaccccagagtcggccacgactggacctaatggtcaggggtccctttacctttacctttagctatcaAGCCAGACCACTTCATCTGTGCCAGAGGCTCTGCACACAGCAGATGGGTTGGCATGTCTCAGCTGCCCCCTTTTCTCCTGGTGGGAGTAGGGCGTGCATGGATGGTGGGTTGTTATGCCAAAAAACACGATGACCAGAAGTAGCAGTCTTCAATCTATATTTAACGATCACCTGAATGAAACAATTAGAATTATTTTCATCCGAGTCTGAGACAGAGAGGAGGCTGGAAAGAGATAATTAGGA
The Podarcis muralis chromosome 1, rPodMur119.hap1.1, whole genome shotgun sequence DNA segment above includes these coding regions:
- the PAMR1 gene encoding inactive serine protease PAMR1 isoform X2 — translated: MCRECCEYDQIKCVCPGRKEVVGYTIPCCRNEDNECDSCLIHPGCMIFENCKSCRNGSWGGTLDNFYIKGIYCAECRAGWYGGDCMRCGQVLQASKGQILLESYPLNARCEWTIHAKPGFVVELRFAMLSLEFDYMCQYDYVEIRDGDSIDSRIIKRFCGNDRPLPIRSTGPSLHVLFHSDGSKNFDGFHAIFEEITACSSSPCLNDGTCILDKIGGYKCACLAGYTGNRCESLVMCRTPGAPAHGFVEGDDFKYGSQVYFKCNAGYTLKGSRVADCQLDGSWSKHHSECVTEDRNCSDPGAPLNGYKKMMDGTALMNGRYAKIGAVITFFCNNSYILSGNEQRTCQDNGEWSGKQPICIKACREPKISDLVRQKVLPMQVQSRETPLHRLYSSTFNKQKLDAYPTKKPLLPFGELPPGFQHLHTQLQYDCISPFYRRLGSSRRTCLKTGKWSGRAPSCIPICGKAENTTVPKTSSTRWPWQAAIYRRPNGVKVPSHRKGAWILICSGALLNERTVVVAAHCVTNLGKVTVLKAADIKVVLGKFYRDDDRDEKTIQNLRISAIIVHPNYDPILLDSDIALIKLLDKGKISSRVQPICLASIRDIDPPADDLQIMITGWKILTDVADPSYKNDTLRMGTVQMVDSLLCEQQYEENGIQVSVTESMFCAKQHPTAFSNICPAETGGIAAIALPGKSSLELTWHLMGLVSWGYDKTCSLELYAGYTRAIPFKDWIEKNMK
- the PAMR1 gene encoding inactive serine protease PAMR1 isoform X1, with amino-acid sequence METAPWTHLGLAVLLQLLFISCLPRGYTVINENCPGAEWNIMCRECCEYDQIKCVCPGRKEVVGYTIPCCRNEDNECDSCLIHPGCMIFENCKSCRNGSWGGTLDNFYIKGIYCAECRAGWYGGDCMRCGQVLQASKGQILLESYPLNARCEWTIHAKPGFVVELRFAMLSLEFDYMCQYDYVEIRDGDSIDSRIIKRFCGNDRPLPIRSTGPSLHVLFHSDGSKNFDGFHAIFEEITACSSSPCLNDGTCILDKIGGYKCACLAGYTGNRCESLVMCRTPGAPAHGFVEGDDFKYGSQVYFKCNAGYTLKGSRVADCQLDGSWSKHHSECVTEDRNCSDPGAPLNGYKKMMDGTALMNGRYAKIGAVITFFCNNSYILSGNEQRTCQDNGEWSGKQPICIKACREPKISDLVRQKVLPMQVQSRETPLHRLYSSTFNKQKLDAYPTKKPLLPFGELPPGFQHLHTQLQYDCISPFYRRLGSSRRTCLKTGKWSGRAPSCIPICGKAENTTVPKTSSTRWPWQAAIYRRPNGVKVPSHRKGAWILICSGALLNERTVVVAAHCVTNLGKVTVLKAADIKVVLGKFYRDDDRDEKTIQNLRISAIIVHPNYDPILLDSDIALIKLLDKGKISSRVQPICLASIRDIDPPADDLQIMITGWKILTDVADPSYKNDTLRMGTVQMVDSLLCEQQYEENGIQVSVTESMFCAKQHPTAFSNICPAETGGIAAIALPGKSSLELTWHLMGLVSWGYDKTCSLELYAGYTRAIPFKDWIEKNMK